tttgggcacagacagttacacaaagagttaaaacctgcagtatctgaattgctgcaggaagctggtcagaccTGGAGCACTTTAAGActtgagataagagcagacccagaacaatgagtttgatgatAAGATCCGCCACTGATggagacataaatacataaatgtatatatcgaaaccagtcattgatagaggacataactgcataaatgtatccattctatgtataatgatgtgttaactgtccatgtccgtacctgtctgcttggaaCGATGTGTTAAttgtcgatgtccgtatctgcctactcaacttgtaacgatgtattaacggctaatgtccatacTATCTACTgtctaaaaagtataaagatgctcaactaccattgtgtagttgagaaggtcgctgccaagtactgcggagtaccagtgctttctcccaaagctttgtccgaaataaaactgttttgttgaacctccaagtctgactccgaagtggtaaatttcccacaacacaacacaaacagatcagccatgatctaaataaatgttggagcagactcaaagggtcaaatggccaacttctgctcctatgtcaaatgttggtcacaaattcctgaggattgtgaaacaaggctggaagattcgccttgcttgtgttagtgggaaaatgtccaggagaaccatcactgtgaaggacagttctgggattaaaaggttgccagactggaaaaggaaaacaatggaaataaacccttggGGAGTGAAAAATCACCTTGGACTCATTCTTGGAGAATTgagtgtcaacattccaaggTGGAATAAAATATAACCATTGAGTGGGATATTtgatggtgttaagagtaaaagggcaaagttcaaTTTTATAGTTTAAGGGTTATGTTCCCGACAAAAAAGTGTTTcgtcattgttgcttccagtttgttggagtaGAAGTCataaaacttgaagttttgtcatgTGATTCTTCAATTTACTCCTTGAGTTTAGAATTCATTTCTTTAAATTATTGATCATTACAGAGATCCTAATAATTGATTCAaatatcaaatatttttactgataaaagtctattaatgaaacagaacatggttaaaacaaacagaaaatgacttgaggatcaaagacaactagagtaaaaggatgttcacaatgttctggacacaaatggtttctcttgaaTTCATCTGTAGCcggttccctgccctctttgtggaacacctccgctcagtccacaagcatgaccctgaccttccgcttgcttgccattagaattcaccatcttgctctcacactcacatttctgtcctcggcctgctgcaatgttccggagaagcccaacacaagctggacaaacagcccctcatcttccgatgaggcactttacagccttctggactcaacattgagttcaacaacttcaccccctgaactctctcctccattttgatttgttgTTTTTTGCTGAGTGCCAGTCTACaccttgttttcatgtttttttgcttccagacagagctgtcctttattctgccaaTAACACTTACTCTGggccaatgctttgtttctttaccacaaacattacctctccctttgccttggGTTCCGGgatatttttgtcatttaatctcacccaCCCCCTAACCAATtcctgactttcccttttgtcctacctgaccctcccccctttctcaccagcatcaaacccatcacatttctccctctctttcgttctgaagtagagttacattggacgtgaaacattaactctgtttctctctccacagatgctgccagacctgctgtgtttttccagttctttctgtatttatttttgatctacctgtagtggggggaaaaacactatttactatccaggataaaataaatgtccttcatcagcttttgtggatcatttcagtggaaatgtgctctcccaggctcaaagagcatcagcccattggaagcaaagttgtgcgaccggccagtccagcagaaagaaaccctccgaccctccacttcaccaactgtcagaatgaacatggttcagtcctggatgtgattaacagcagcaataacagcagaatccaacccctgtcatcacttatgaactcgctggtgtctctgcagggatgttgactgagtgaatccctttccacacacagagcaggtgaatggtctctccccagtgtgaactcgaacGTGTACCTGCagtctggatgactgagtgaatcccttcccacagtgagagcaggtaaacagcccctccccggtgtgaacccgctggtgtgtcagcaggctggatgcccgggtgaatccctttccacacacacagcagataaatggcctctccccaatgtgagttcgctggtgttcccgcaggttgaatgaatcagtgaatcccttcccacacacagagcaggtgaatggtttctcctcagtgtgaattcgctggtgtctctgcaggtgggatgatgttctcaacctctttgtgcagtgagagcagctgaatggtctctcctaggtgtgaatgtgctggtggtccctcagatcctgagaccttttgaattcactcccacagtcggagcatttaaagggtctctcactggtgtgaactcgctggtgttcctgcaggttggatgttgatctaaatctctttgagcattgagagcagctgaacggtttctcctcagtgtgaattcgctcgtgTCTCAGCAGTTCCTGCGACCTTTTGAAGCtgctcccacagtcggagcatttaaagggtctctcattagtgtgagtgactttgtggttCAACAGCTTGGAGAAATAAGTGAATCCCatgccacacacagagcaggtgaatggccactcctcagtgtgaatacgtcgatgaatttccagccaagatgggaatctgaatcccttcccacagtccccacatttccatggtttctccatggtgcgggtgtccttgtgactctccaggttaaacaatcagttaaatctcacacagaacacaggtacagtctctgcccactgtgaatgctgtgatgtattttcaggctgtgtaactggttaaagctctttccacagtcagtgcactggaacactctcactcggttgTGTtgcgttggtgcttttccagtcacactgacgtTTAACgccttctgaagcagacagaacagagaaacatttctccttctagatgcaaaggccgatggtattcaggtccagatgaattgagcGACTGTCAAATCTTGACGTGGCGTATGGTTTGGGATTCTGTCAATGGATCCTAACCTTCTGATATCCTATAAACGGAGTTTGCAGCAGACATCACAGTCACTACAGGATcaaaattcagaacagataattctaGTTTCTATAGAACATTCTTTCCCCACTCATTCCCCTAAACCTGTAAGTTGGTTAAGATACAGGGGGTTGTGATTAGTCATGCTCCTGAACTTGCTGCCTCTGAGGGTAGTCAAGCAGAGATGATCAGTAATTTCGACATGAGATTGGATGGGTGCTTCAGGGTTACAGAATGGGACCTTCTCCAGACTGACAGAATTGCTCGACAGAGAGTCAGCAGGGCCTTGAATTGTCCAATGGACTCCCCCTGTGCTATAATGGctctgactggaaatatataacgtagctacagtacTATATTACAagacaagaaataataataaatgtactttattaTAGAACCATCCAATATTTATCACATAACCACACTGTCATAATTCTGTCCTCAGAGTTTtaaagcacagcaagaggccctttgacccatcgtaTTTGTGCCAGCTCTCAAGCACCGATCTGTTCTCAGCCCACCTTTCACCACTTGGTCAGCAGCAGCCTTATATGTTATGGGTCTTCAAGtacttatctaaatgcttcttaatgtTGAGCGTTcccacctctcccaccctttcaagcagtgagttcccgattcccaccaccctctgggtgaaaatcttttccctcaaatcccctctaaatttcctgcccctcacttaaatctatgtccctggaGATTGACCCAGCTACTAAAGGTCAGTGAACTGAGGGTTCAtatttttgtacatctcaatcaggctccccctcagccttctctgctttagGGAGACCAATtcgagcctaaccagcctctcttcatgacTGACacgttccagcccaggcagcatcctggtgaatgtcctctgcaccttctccagtgcaatcacatccttcctaaagtgtggcgacccgaactgcagacagtactccagcattttatacactcaATCATAACCTGCCTGCTGTAATATTTGATGCCTTGGCTAAAaaagacaagtatcccatatCCCTTCTTAACCAGTTTATCaatctgtcctgctgtcttcagggtcCTAttgacatgcaccccaaggtccctctggtcctctgtacttcctggcGTCCTATTGTTCATTATctgttcccttgccttgttagtccttccaaaatgcatcacctcagacatttcagggttaaattacaaTTGCCACTATTTTGCCTATCTAACCAGCCCGCCcacatcatcctgtaatctaaggctttcctcctcgctatttaccacatcaccaatttttggaccatcagcaaacttactgatcgaaCCCCCACATTCATGTCCACAGGAAGCTCCGCGCGGTCATTGACACAGGGgccggactctgattggctggaggaccagcgcccatccggtcctccacgcgttgccattggtcaatctgccgcatggagacaatgagggggcggaacccgagcccacgtgggggtgggcggggctttgaccgccagccgcgctgagctggtgtccaatccgcagtgttttgcttctgtaaccagtgatattgctgccaatgggacactgtgtgctgggaacgcccctctgagtcattgtgacggcacaatggacCCCTCCTGATtcagccaatagcaatcactGTGCTCCatggtgacgtctccgggttcagacgcacggacccgggagccccgcccccacccattgttcccccagtCTGGACATTCCACACAttattagtccagtcagatagacatatatctgtctggcagcctgcatggagatttccagctctctgtgtccagggcaggatgtggagatactggagttggactggggtaaacacagtcagaagtctcacaacattaggttaaagtccaacaggtttatctggcagcaaaagccactagctttcgaagtgctgctccttgatcaggtgagtgatatttcagttcacaaacacaatttacaaaataatgaggcaggacacagtaagaagtctcacaacaggacaggaagcagtgagcatggatctgtcaatcagcctcaatcagcaccttcaggagaatggggagggtgaatattagatacagcagagtgagaatggagggagtgtTGAGTAAAGGGCAGCACAGCggaaagcactgctgcctcacagcgccagggaccagggttcaattcccagcttggatcactgagtatgcggactctgcatgttttccctgtgcttgcgtgggtttcctccggttactccggtttcctcccacagtccgaaagacgtgctggttcggcacattggttacactgaaggagaatttggcatggccaaacaggtgccggagtgtgacaactcggggattttcacagtaacttcattgcaatgttaatgtaaaccaacttctcccactaataaataaaaaggattcagatttacagatttggggaatgagagaggaaataatgttccatagaaactagaattgtttgttctgaatttctatcttgtactgaCTGTGATGTCTGTTGCAAAcaccttttacaggatattaggtgaggatttacagacagaaatctccaactTCACGTACAGATCTGACAGTCACTTGATTCCTTGCGACCAGAACATCATCGGCTTTGAATCTaggaggagaaatgtttctctgttctgtcggtTTAGATCATaaagcataggagcagaattaggccactcggcccatcgcgtctgtctgccattcaatcatggctgatatttttctcaacctttttcccataaccactgatccccttattaatcaagaacctatctatctctgtctgaaagacactcaatgacctggcctcaacagccttctgtggcaaagagttccacagattcaccactctctggctgaagaaattcctcctcatctctgttttaaaggattgtccctttagtctgagcttgtgccctctagttctagtttttcctactcacggaaacatcctctccatgttcactctatccaggcctcgcactatcctgtaagtttcaataagatcccctctcatccttcgaaactccgagtacagatgcagagtcctcaaccattcctcatatgacaagctcttcattccaggaatcattcttgtgaacctcctctgaaccctttccaaggccacccCAAATGGGGTTTCAAATgataacatcagtgtgactgtaaAGACACCaacacatacatacaaacacacctgagtgagagtgttccagtgcactgactatggAAAGAACTTTAACTGGTTACCCATCCTGAACAAACatcgcaccattcacagcggggagagaccatACACGTGTGTGTGGATCAGGCTTCAATTGCCTTATCTGGAGAGATATATGGAGGGCTGTCCTTTATTCAGCCATTAAacttactctggaccaatgctttatttatttacaacaaccattacctctccctttctcttttgCTCCAGGATATTTTTTTCCACGAGCTGCATTTTTTCAGTTCTTTCTGCATTTATTTTAGGCCTGCATGTAGTAGGGGGGGAAACACATTATTTACAACCGGATAACATAAACGTCCTTCATCGGCGTATGTGgagcatttcagtggaaatgtgctctcccaggctcaaagagcatcagcccactggaaacaaagttgggagactggccagtccagcagaaagaaaccctccgaccctcccacttcaccaactgtcagaatgaacatggttcagtcctggatgtgattaacagcagaatccaacccgtgTCAGCaattgtgaacccgctggtgtctcagcagggatgttgaccgagtgaatcccttcccacactgagagcaggtgaatggtctctccccggtgtgaactcgctggtgtgtctgcagggtggataactgagtgaatcccttcccacagtcagagcagatgaacggtttctccccggtaTGAAACTGATGGTGTCTCACCAGGGTGGAGGAATCTCGGAAtcgcttcccacaatcagagcaggtgaatggtctttccccagtgtgaactctctggtgtttctGCAAAGTGGATGAAtctctgaatccctttccacactcagtgcagatgaatggcctctctccagtgtgaactcgctggtgtccgagcaggttggatgactgagtgaatcccttcccacagtcaatgCAGATAaaaggcctctcccctgtgtgaactcgctggtgtgtccgcaggtgggataactgagtgaatcccttcccacagtcagagcaagtaaacggcctctccccggtgtgaatgcgtcgaTGACTTTCCAGACTTGATGGAGTAATGaagcccttcccacagtccgcacatttccatggtttctccatggtacaggtgtccttgtgtctctccatatTCAAGAATCAACTGaggtgtccacacacacacaacacgtgtagcGTCTTTCCAGGTTCCAAAGGGTAATGTTTTGAAAAACtgtgtaactagttaaagctgaaacactctcactcagatgtgtgtgtgtctcggtgcttttccagtcacactgatgtttaaaatcttctgtCGCAGACAAaatagacaaacatttctccttcgagATTCAAATGCCGATGATACTCAGCTCCCAATGAATTGAgcgactctgtcagatgttgatgtgacgtttggttcgagatttctgtctgtaaatcctcaccttctgatatcctggaaaagattttacaaaagtcatcactgccAGAACAGGATAGAAACTCAAAACAGACAATTCGAGTTTCTACAgagcattctttcctctctcattctatAATGTAGCTACAGTGGCATATTACAAGGCtagaaataataaatgtattttattacagaaccataaataatatatctaatctgtaccatgTAACAACATTAGatgtatctctgtcctatattcactgtctccttcaatgtcagccatctcccgatgttcccgatggtggtgaatccagaactagggggtcatagtttgaagaaaaGAGATGAAgtgagaagaaatgtcttcacccagagagtggtgaatgtgcggaattcactaccacagaaagtagttgaggccaaaacgctgtgtgATTTCTAGAATAAATTAGATCGAGCTCTTGAGGTtcaaggcatcaagggatatggggaggaaatcacaatattgaatttgatgatcatccatgatcataatgaatggtggagtaaacgcaaagggccgaatggccaactcctgcttctagtttctatttcctggggaaactgaaagtggcaatgcaggtggagagggtagtcaagaaggcatacggcatgcttgccttcatcggacagagtattgagtttaaaaattggcaagtcatgttgcagctttatagaaccttagttaggctgcacttggaatatagtgttcaattctggtcgccacactatcagaaggatatggaggctttggagagggtatcgaaaagatttaccaggatgttgcctggtgtggagggcattagctatgagaggaggttggagaaacttggtttgttctcactggaacgatggaggttgaggggagacctgatagaattctacaatattatgagaagcatggacagagtggatagtcagaagctttttcccagggtggaagagtcaattattaggggcataggtttaaggtgcgaggggcaaggtttaaaggagatgtacgaagcaagttttttatcacacagagagtggtgggtgcccggaactcgttgccgggggaggtagtgaagcggatatggtagtgagttttaagagaggtcttgacaagtacatgactaggatgggaatggagggatatggtccccggaagggtagggggtttcagttcagtcgggcagtctggttggtgcaggcttggagggtcaaaaggcctgttcctgtgcttaaatttctttgttctttgttcatttggtcaacacaggaagcttcaggtcaCAGTTCCCAGACCAGGTCATCGCTCACAGTAACTCTGCAGcctgcatctgtttttaattataagttgaccaaaaatcccagcatgcctaATTCTTAGTCACCATTGCTTTTAAAAGCTAATATTGCCATTATGGAATTCAAAAATTAATTTTGTAGTGGTTCTTTGACCATCCACATGactctccccctttcccaccaACACCAAACTCAttatatttctccctctctttggttctgaagtagagttacattggatgtgaaacattaactctgtttacctctccacagatgctgccagacctgctgcgtttttccagttctttctgtgtttatttcagatctacctgtagtggcaGGAAaagcactatttactatccaggataaaataaatgtccttgatcagcttttgtggatcatttcagtggaaatgtgctctcccaggctcaaagagcatcagcccactggaggcaaagtcgtgagaccggccagtccagcagaaagaatctgtccgaccctcccacttcaccaacagcagaatccaacccctggaatcacttgtgaactcgctggtgtctctgcaggttgcatGATcgattgaatctcttcccacacacagagcaggtgaatggtctctccccggtgtgaacccgctggtgtctccgccgtgtggatgacctcctaaacctctttgagcagtgagagcagctaaacggtctctcgtcagtgtgaatgggttggtg
This portion of the Mustelus asterias unplaced genomic scaffold, sMusAst1.hap1.1 HAP1_SCAFFOLD_106, whole genome shotgun sequence genome encodes:
- the LOC144484409 gene encoding uncharacterized protein LOC144484409; protein product: MEKPWKCGDCGKGFRFPSWLEIHRRIHTEEWPFTCSVCGMGFTYFSKLLNHKVTHTNERPFKCSDCGSSFKRSQELLRHERIHTEEKPFSCSQCSKRFRSTSNLQEHQRVHTSERPFKCSDCGSEFKRSQDLRDHQHIHT